In the Anser cygnoides isolate HZ-2024a breed goose chromosome 27, Taihu_goose_T2T_genome, whole genome shotgun sequence genome, one interval contains:
- the ABCA7 gene encoding phospholipid-transporting ATPase ABCA7 isoform X1, with protein sequence MAVGTQLGLLLWKNLVHRRRQRVQLAIELLWPLFLFVILIAVRQSHPPFQQHQCHFPNKALPSAGTLPWLQGIICNVNNPCFQHPTPGEAPGVVGNFNGSILSRLLAEARRVVLHAERQQLPQRLAQLLPALRGLGALSPAPPARPLRDFLREDETLARFLRTNASLPPALVEELLGARLNPRALFSGGARAPLEAAVCNGSELGTFLEGRDAAGTQRLQRGLCALPGPTLRALGAAVLSQLDLPRLLAERLSSEADGAVGALGPFLRGAESLMREVSSMGSAAELRHEVRALRATGASGAFAALSRIACGHPEGGGLRVPSLNWYEDNDVKAFLDRGGSEQGAGAPDNGSSPFCTELIRSLEATPLSQLFWRGIKPLFVGKILYTPPGPATDGIMAEVNRTFQELVALRDAAGAWRELGPHIRAFLNSSLELQVLRELLLAPGTAPLVDGILNGTSWTASALARLLAGPAAGPGLSWHQVLDEADQVVGTLSQLLECVRVDKIEAVATEEQLVARALELLEERQFWAAVVFQPPLSASATALPPHVRYKIRMDIDDVTRTNKIKDRFWDPGPAADPFSDLCYVWGGFVYVQDLVEQAVVRAQTGAAPRTGVYVQQMPYPCYVDDVFLRVLNRSLPLFMTLAWIYSVAMIIKGVVHEKEARLKETMKAMGLSSGILWLSWFLSSFIPFLLSSAFLVLILKLGNILPYSDPAVIFLFLGTFSVATICQCFLISTFFLRANLASACGGIVYFSLYLPYVLCVAWRDHVTFPLRVLVSLLSPVAFGFGCEYFSLYEEQGVGIQWHNLGVSPVPGDPYSFATAMGLLLLDAGLYGLATWYIEGIFPGQYGVPKPWNFPFLKSYWFGEPPSAGHPPFPTDPLTAPQVLVEEPPAQLQPGVSIRNLVKIYRSSNHVAVNGLSLDFYEGQITSFLGHNGAGKTTTMSILTGLLPPTSGTAYVLGWDIRCDIDSIRKTMGTCPQHNVLFDILTVEEHIWFYGRLKGLVEEQVKAEMEQLLRDTGLPHKRREQTRNLSGGMQRKLSVAIAFVGGSRVVVLDEPTAGVDPYSRRSIWELLLKYRKGRTIILSTHYMDEAELLGDRIAIIAQGRLRCCGSPLFLKARLGTGYYLTLVKRERAEPGGSTPSPPKKSSSGSERSGDTGLGSEQDSEASTVDVPQLSALIQKLVLGSRLVEDIGHEVLFVLPYSGAKDGAFGELFQELDARLGELGISGYGISDTTLEEIFLKVAEDTGVDGDRTGTRRTSRPGRAAASGEEGDSGAADGELGKRGEPGPWGLVVPELPGPCCWVPPLRPYGWGKDPGTRPPVQAGAGGGSGVHRGTYPGPFSWGQRELVCGDPGGRGSAIANVALALLSSLLHAEPKEPGEVGAGGLGAPLHAQRCPCQQTVPPRPGLSPCPSLLGAGAGPVCTLAAEEPQETDLLHGAAEGGRRLRGWALTRQQLRALFIKRLLHARRSTRGFFAQIVLPAVFVCIALLFSLIVPPFGKYPPLRLEPWMYGHQFTFFSDDAPGDPDTAQLLGALLAEPGFGTKCMKEAAEATGPCPPASHPDGFWQPPAPPAVLEVLQRGNWTWAEPSPPCQCSGPGARRMLPECPPAAGGLPPPQVQRGTGDILLNLTGRNISDYLVKTYPQVIRQGLKTKKWVNEQRYGGFSLGAGSSQLLPSAEEVDRAVQELRALFNITQGSPADRLLGNLSRFFEGLDARRNIKVWFNNKGWHAMVSFLNVASNALLRARLPAGADPVLYGITATNHPLNLTKEQLSEAALMATSVDVLVSICVIFAMSFVPASFVLFLIEERVSKAKHLQFVSGMKPVTYWLGNFAWDMCNYLVPALLVVLIFLCFQQKAYVSSANLPSLVLLLLLYGWSITPLMYPASFLFSIPSTAYVALTCINLFIGINGSVATFVLELFVDQKLNDINRILKKVFLVFPHFCLGRGLIDMVKNQAMADAFERFGDKRFVSPLSWDLAGKNMFAMAVEGVIFFLFTLLLQYRFFLRLRPRALQLPPLGDEDQDVAQERVRVGSSPRHGDVLLLKDLTKVYQHRRAPAVDRLCLAIPAGECFGLLGVNGAGKTSTFKMLTGDTEVTLGEAWLKGHSVLTDLQSVHQNMGYCPQFDAITDLLTGREHLEFYSRLRGVPEEEIPRVAQWGIAKLGLEPHADRPAGKYSGGNKRKLSTAIALIGCPPIIFLDEPTTGMDPGARRFLWDCILSLVKEGRSVVLTSHSMEECEALCTRMAIMVNGRFRCLGSIQHLKNRFGDGYTVAVRVGGPGAALGPVEGLMQRCLPGAVLQERHGGTLHYRLPSRSCSLASVFSVLAAHRGPCHIEDYSVSQTTLDQVFVRFAREQGDGDPEGNEDPGQDAAAVPGTGLTAFLEDDGYRESVV encoded by the exons ATGGCTGTGGGcacccagctggggctgctgctctggaagAACCTCGTCCACCGCCGGCGGCAGCGG GTGCAGCTGGCCATCGAGCTCCTGTGGCCCCTGTTCCTCTTCGTCATCCTGATCGCGGTGCGGCAGTCCCACCCGcccttccagcagcaccagT GCCACTTCCCCAACAAGGCGCTGCCCTCGGCGGGGACGCTGCCCTGGCTCCAGGGCATCATCTGCAACGTGAACAACCCCTGCTTCCAGCACCCCACGCCCGGGGAGGCCCCCGGCGTGGTGGGCAACTTCAACGGCTCCAT CCTCTCCCGCCTGCTCGCCGAGGCCCGCCGGGTCGTGCTCCATGccgagaggcagcagctcccgcagcgcttggcccagctcctgcccgcGCTGCGGGGTCTGGGGGCGCTgagcccggcccccccggcccggccgctgcGGGACTTCCTAAGGGAGGACGAGACCTTGGCGCGCTTCCTCCGCACCAACGCGTCCCTGCCGCCCGCgctggtggaggagctgctgggggctcgGCTCAACCCGCGAGCT CTCTTCTCCGGGGGTGCCCGCGCCCCGCTGGAGGCCGCGGTCTGCAATGGCTCGGAGCTGGGCACCTTCCTCGAGGGGCGCGACGCCGCCGGCACGCAGCGCCTGCAGCGAGGGCTGtgcgccctgcccggccccacgcTGCGCGCCCTGGGGGCCGCCGTCCTCTCGCAGCTGGACCTGCCCCGGCTGCTGGCG GAGAGGCTGAGCTCGGAGGCAGACGGCGCCGTGGGAGCCCTGGGTCCCTTCCTGCGGGGCGCTGAGTCCCTGATGCGGGAG gtctcctccatgggcagCGCGGCCGAGCTGCGGCACGAGGTCAGGGCGCTGCGGGCCACCGGTGCCTCGGGCGCCTTCGCGGCGCTGTCGCGCATCGCCTGCGGGCACCCCGAGGGCGGCGGGCTCAGGGTCCCCTCCCTCAACTGGTACGAGGACAACGACGTCAAGGCCTTCCTGGACCGCGGCGGCTCCGAGCAGGGCGCGGGGGCCCCGGACAATGGCAGCA GTCCCTTCTGCACGGAGCTGATCCGCAGCCTGGAGGCCACCCCGCTGTCGCAGCTCTTCTGGCGGGGCATCAAGCCCCTCTTCGTGGGCAAGATCCTCTAcacgccgcccggccccgccaccGACGGCATCATGGCCGAG GTGAACCGCACCTTCCAGGAGCTGGTGGCACTGCGGGATGCGGCGGGCGCCTGGCGGGAGCTGGGACCCCACATCCGCGCCTTCCTCAACAgcagcctggagctgcaggTCCTGCGG gagctgctgctggcaccgggGACGGCCCCGCTGGTGGATGGGATCCTCAACGGCACCTCCTGGACCGCGTCGGCGCTGGCCCGGCTCctggcggggccggcggcggggccggggctcagCTGGCACCAGGTGCTGGATGAAGCTGACCAGGTCGTGGGCACGCTGTCGCAGCTCCTGGAG TGCGTCCGCGTGGACAAGATCGAGGCGGTGGCCACCGAGGAGCAGCTGGTGGCCCGcgccctggagctgctggaggagcggCAGTTCTGGGCCGCCGTCGTCTTCCAGCCCCCCCTGAGCGCCTCGGCCACGGCGCTGCCCCCCCACGTGCGCTACAAGATCCGCATGGACATCGACGATGTCACCAGGACCAACAAGATCAAGGACAG gtTTTGGgaccccggccccgcagccgaCCCCTTCAGCGACCTGTGCTACGTCTGGGGCGGCTTCGTCTACGTGCAGGACCTGGTGGAGCAGGCGGTGGTGCGGGCGCAGaccggggccgccccgcggaCGGGGGTCTACGTGCAGCAGATGCCCTACCCCTGCTACGTGGACGACGT GTTCCTGCGGGTGCTGAACCGCTCGCTGCCCCTCTTCATGACGCTGGCCTGGATCTACTCCGTGGCCATGATCATCAAGGGGGTGGTGCACGAGAAGGAGGCGCGACTCAAGGAGACCATGAAGGCCATGGGGCTGAGCAGCGGGATCCTCTGGCTCAGCTGGTTCCTCAGCAGCTTcatccccttcctcctcagctctgccttcctCGTCCTCATCCTCAAG CTGGGAAACATCCTGCCCTACAGCGACCCGGCTgtcatcttcctcttcctcgGCACCTTCTCGGTGGCCACCATCTGCCAGTGCTTCCTCATCAGCACCTTCTTCCTCCGCGCCAACCTGGCCTCGGCCTGCGGCGGCATCGTCTACTTCTCCCTCTACCTGCCCTACGTGCTGTGCGTGGCCTGGCGCGACCACGTCACCTTCCCGCTCCGCGTCCTCGTG AGCCTGCTGTCGCCCGTGGCCTTTGGCTTTGGCTGCGAGTACTTCTCGCTGTACGAGGAGCAGGGGGTGGGCATCCAGTGGCACAACCTGGGCGTCAGCCCGGTGCCAGGAGACCCCTACAGCTTTGCCACGGccatggggctgctgctgctggacgcCGGCCTCTACGGGCTGGCCACCTGGTACATCGAGGGCATCTTCCCCG GTCAGTACGGGGTCCCCAAGCCTTGGAACTTCCCCTTCCTGAAGAGCTACTGGTTTGGAGAGCCGCCCTCGGCCGGGCACCCCCCGTTTCCCACCGATCCCCTCACTGCACCCCAAG TGCTGGTGGAGGAGCCgcctgcccagctccagcccgggGTCTCCATCCGCAACCTGGTGAAGATTTACCGCAGCAGCAACCACGTGGCCGTCAACGGGCTGAGCCTGGACTTCTACGAGGGCCAGATCACCTCCTTCCTGGGCCACAACGGGGCTGGCAAGACCACCACCAT GTCCATCCTGACCggtctcctgccccccaccTCCGGCACTGCCTATGTCCTGGGCTGGGACATCCGCTGCGACATCGACAGCATCCGCAAAACCATGGGGACGTGCCCGCAGCACAACGTGCTCTTTGACAT ccTGACGGTGGAGGAGCACATCTGGTTCTACGGGCGGCTGAAGGGGCTGGTGGAGGAGCAGGTGAAGGCGGagatggagcagctgctgcggGACACGGGGCTGCCCCACAAGCGCCGCGAGCAGACCAGGAACCTCTCGG GCGGGATGCAGCGGAAGCTCTCGGTGGCCATCGCCTTCGTGGGCGGCTCCAGGGTGGTCGTCCTGGATGAGCCCACGGCCGGCGTCGACCCCTACTCCCGCCGCAGCatctgggagctgctgctcaagTACCGCAAGG GCCGCACCATTATCCTCTCCACGCACTACATGGACGAGGCGGAGCTGCTGGGAGACCGCATCGCCATCATCGCGCAGGGCCGGCTCCGCTGCTGCGGGTCCCCGCTCTTcctcaaggccaggctgggcacCGGCTACTACCTCACCCTGGTGAAGCGGGAGCGGGCTGAGCCCGgtggcagcacccccagcccccccaaaaag agcagcagcggcTCGGAGCGCAGCGGTGACACCGGGCTGGGCAGCGAGCAGGACAGCGAGGCCAGCACCGTGG ATGTGCCCCAGCTCTCGGCGCTGATCCAGAAGCTGGTTCTCGGCTCCCGGCTGGTGGAAGACATCGGGCACGAGGTGCTCTTCGTGCTGCCCTACAGCGGGGCCAAGGACGGGGCCTTCGGGGAGCTCTTCCAGGAGCTGGACGCCCGCCTGGGCGAGCTGGGCATCTCCGGCTACGGCATCTCGGACACCACGCTGGAGGAG ATCTTTCTGAAGGTGGCCGAGGACACCGGGGTGGATGGTGACAGGACAG GCACCAGGAGAACGTCCCGgccagggagagcagcagccagcggCGAGGAGGGGGACAGCGGAGCGGCCGATGGGGAGCTGGGTAAaaggggggagccggggccgtGGGGCCTGGTGGTCCCCGAGCTGCCCGGCCCCtgctgctgggtgccccccctGCGCCCCTACGGCTGGGGCAAGGACCCCGGCACGCGGCCACCAGTGCAGGCAGGGGCGGGTGGAGGATCGGGGGTTCATCGGGGGACGTACCCAGGCCCCTTCTCCTGGGGTCAGAGAGAGCTCGTGTGTGGGGATCCGGGGGGCAGGGGGTCTGCAATAGCCAACGTGGCTCTAGCCctgctttcctctctccttcacGCTGAGCCCAAGGAGCCCGGAGAGGTaggagctggggggctgggggctcccctgCATGCACAGCGATGCCCCTGCCAGCAAACTGTGCCCCCCAGGCCTGGGTTGAGCCCCTGCCCCTCGCTgctgggggccggggcaggACCCGTCTGTACCCTTGCAGCGGAGGAGCCGCAGGAGACGGACCTGCTGCACGGCGCGGCCGAGGGCGGCCgccggctgcggggctgggcgctCACCCGCCAGCAGCTCCGCGCCCTCTTCATCAAGCGGCTGCTCCACGCCCGACGCAGCACCCGGGGATTCTTCGCGCAG ATCGTCCTGCCCGCTGTCTTCGTCTGCATCGCGCTGCTCTTCAGCCTCATCGTGCCGCCCTTCGGGAAGTACCCGCCGCTGCGCCTCGAGCCCTGGATGTACGGGCACCAGTTCACCTTCTTCAG CGATGACGCCCCGGGGGACCCCGACACGGCTCAGCTGCTGGGCGCCCTCCTGGCCGAGCCGGGCTTCGGCACCAAGTGCATGAAGGAGGCAGCGGAGGC GACGGGGCCGTGCCCACCAGCGTCCCACCCCGACGGCTTctggcagcccccggcccccccggccgtgCTGGAAGTGCTGCAGCGTGGGAACTGGACGTGGGCTGAGCCGTCCCCCCCGTGCCAGTGCAGCGGGCCGGGGGCGCGCAGGATGCTGCCCGAGTGCCCCCCTGCAGCCGGAGGGCTCCCACCGCCACAG GTGCAGAGGGGCACGGGTGACATCCTGCTGAACCTGACGGGCAGGAACATCTCCGACTACCTGGTGAAAACGTACCCCCAGGTCATCCGCCAAGG GCTAAAAACCAAGAAGTGGGTGAATGAGcagag GTACGGCGGCTTTTCCCTGGGCgctggcagctcccagctgctgccgtCGGCAGAGGAGGTGGACAGGGCGGTGCAGGAGCTGCGGGCGCTCTTCAACATCACCCAG ggcagccccgcGGACCGGCTCCTGGGCAACCTGAGCCGCTTCTTCGAGGGCTTGGACGCTCGCAGGAACATCAAG GTCTGGTTCAACAACAAGGGCTGGCACGCCATGGTCTCCTTCCTCAACGTGGCCAGCAACGCGCTGCTGCGGGCACGGCTGCCCGCGGGCGCCGACCCCGTGCTCTACGGCATCACGGCCACCAACCACCCCCTCAACCTCACCAAGGAGCAGCTCTCGGAGGCCGCCCT GATGGCCACCTCGGTGGACGTGCTGGTCTCCATCTGCGTGATCTTCGCCATGTCCTTCGTGCCGGCCAGCTTCGTGCTCTTCCTCATCGAGGAGCGGGTCAGCAAGGCCAAGCACCTGCAGTTCGTCAGCGGGATGAAGCCCGTCACCTACTGGCTGGGCAACTTCGCCTGGGACATG TGCAACTACCTGGTCCCCGCGCTGCTGGTCGtcctcatcttcctctgcttccagcAGAAGGCCTACGTGTCCTCAGCCAACCTgccctccctggtcctgctgctgctgctctacGG CTGGTCCATCACCCCCCTGATGTACCCGGCCTCCTTCCTCTTCAGCATCCCCAGCACTGCCTACGTGGCCCTGACGTGCATCAACCTCTTCATCGGCATCAACGGCAGCGTGGCCACCTTCGTGCTGGAGCTCTTTGTGGACCAA AAGCTCAACGACATCAACCGCATCCTGAAGAAGGTTTTCCTCGTCTTCCCCCACTTCTGCCTGGGCCGAGGCCTCATCGACATGGTGAAGAACCAGGCCATGGCCGACGCCTTCGAGAGGTTCG GGGACAAGCGCTTCGTGTCCCCCCTGTCCTGGGACCTGGCAGGGAAGAACATGTTTGCCATGGCTGTTGAGGGCgtcatcttcttcctcttcaccctgctgctgcaaTACCGCTTCTTCCTGCGGCTGCG GCCCCGGGCTCTGCAGCTGCCCCCGCTGGGGGACGAGGACCAGGACGTGGCCCAGGAGCGGGTGAGGGTGGGCAGTTCCCCGCGGCACGGCGACGTCCTGCTGCTGAAGGACCTGACCAAG GTGTACCAGCACCGGCGGGCTCCAGCGGTGGACCGGCTGTGCCTGGCCATCCCGGCCGGGGAG TGCTTTGGCCTCCTGGGGGTGAACGGCGCCGGGAAGACGTCCACCTTCAAGATGCTGACGGGGGACACGGAGGTGACGCTGGGGGAGGCCTGGCTGAAAGGGCACAG CGTGCTCACCGACCTGCAGTCTGTCCACCAGAACATGGGCTACTGCCCGCAGTTCGACGCCATCACGGACCTGCTCACGGGGCGGGAGCACCTGGAGTTCTACAGCCGCCTGCGTGGCGTGCCGGAGGAGGAGATCCCCAGG GTGGCTCAGTGGGGCATCGccaagctggggctggagccgcACGCGGACCGGCCGGCGGGCAAGTACAGCGGGGGCAACAAGCGCAAGCTCTCCACAGCTATCGCCCTCATCGGCTGCCCCCCCATCATCTTCCTG GATGAGCCCACGACGGGGATGGACCCGGGCGCCCGGCGGTTCTTGTGGGACTGCATCCTCAGCCTGGTCAAGGAGGGCAGGTCCGTGGTGCTCACGTCCCACAG CATGGAGGAGTGCGAGGCCCTGTGCACCAGGATGGCCATCATGGTCAACGGCCGCTTCCGCTGCCTGGGCAGCATCCAGCACCTCAAGAACAG GTTTGGGGACGGCTACACGGTGGCGGTGCGGGTGGgaggccccggggccgcgctggGGCCGGTGGAGGGCCTGATGCAGCGCTGCCTGCCAGGCGCGGTGCTGCAGGAGCGGCACGGCGGCACGCTGCACTACCGCCTGCCCTCCCGCTCCTGCTCCCTGGCCAGCGTCTTCAGCGTCCTGGCGGCCCACCGCGGCCCCTGCCACATCGAGGACTACTCCGTGTCCCAGACCACCCTCGACCAG GTCTTCGTGCGCTTTGCTAGGGAGCAGGGCGATGGGGACCCCGAGGGGAATGAGGACCccgggcaggatgcggccgcgGTGCCCGGGACGGGGCTGACGGCGTTCCTCGAGGACGACGGCTACCGGGAGAGCGTGGTCTGA